The following coding sequences are from one Epinephelus fuscoguttatus linkage group LG5, E.fuscoguttatus.final_Chr_v1 window:
- the LOC125889516 gene encoding sodium- and chloride-dependent GABA transporter 2-like isoform X9, whose amino-acid sequence MMNKKCARKHKQAKVEERGHWASKVEFLLAVAGNIVGLGNVWRFPYLCYKNGGGAFLVPYLVFVVTCGVPLFLLETTIGQYTQQGAITMWRKLCPLAEGIGYGGQLILFYSCMTYIIILSWALLYLVFSFSSQLPWASCNNYWNTDDCIDLSTQNKTSEWTNQTNTTSAAEFWERRVLAITGRIEEIGSIRWEVLLCLIAMWITCYFCVWKGVRSTGKVVYFTATFPYVMLVILLIRGLTLPGALQGVVFYLLPEPSRLADPQVWMEAGSQIFFSYSVGVGTLVVLGSYNTYNNNCYKDCLWLCLLNSGTSVVAGFAVFSVLGFMAHQQGVPIADVAESGPGLAFIAYPQAVAMMPLPQLWSICFFVMIILLGLDTHFVTMEVVVTSFMDMFPTVMHRAGRRERFLLLFCLMCFFSQLVMITEGGMYVFQLWDHYACNGACILFLCVFETLALGWIFGVERLYGIIKVMTGEHANPFFKICWLYLTPLVSLGSFICSLVEYQPLTFNRWYVYPTWAYVLGWVLALSSILLVPGCALYKLGTGTGSLSQRFHHLCRPDPDYSLAEKSETELQQIKEEDL is encoded by the exons ATGATGAATAAAAAATGTGCAAGAAAACACAAGCAAGCgaaggtggaggagagaggacacTGGGCCAGTAAGGTGGAGTTTCTCCTGGCTGTGGCGGGAAATATTGTCGGACTGGGCAACGTGTGGAGGTTTCCTTACCTCTGCTACAAAAATGGAGGGG GAGCATTCCTGGTGCCATATCTGGTATTTGTGGTGACCTGTGGCGTACCCCTGTTCCTGCTGGAGACCACTATAGGCCAGTACACCCAGCAGGGCGCCATCACCATGTGGAGGAAGCTATGCCCACTGGCAGAAG GTATTGGCTATGGTGGACAGCTGATCCTTTTCTACAGCTGTATGACCTACATCATCATTCTGTCCTGGGCTTTGCTCTACCTGGTGTTCTCCTTCAGCTCACAGCTGCCCTGGGCCAGCTGCAACAACTACTGGAACACAG ATGACTGCATAGACTtgtcaacacaaaataaaacctctgaATGGACCAACCAGACAAACACCACCTCTGCTGCTGAGTTCTGGGA ACGACGAGTGCTGGCTATCACAGGGAGGATTGAGGAGATAGGCAGCATCAGATGGGAGGTGCTGTTGTGCCTAATCGCAATGTGGATCACCTGCTACTTTTGCGTCTGGAAAGGGGTCCGGTCTACAGGAAAG GTGGTGTATTTCACTGCTACCTTTCCCTATGTGATGTTGGTAATTCTTTTGATTCGTGGCCTCACTCTTCCTGGAGCTCTACAAGGAGTAGTGTTTTATCTTCTGCCTGAACCCTCACGCCTTGCAGACCCTCAG GTTTGGATGGAGGCTGGTTCTCAGATCTTCTTCTCTTACAGTGTGGGTGTGGGCACCTTAGTTGTGCTGGGCAGCTACAACACCTACAACAACAACTGCTATAA agaCTGTCTGTGGCTGTGTTTACTGAACAGTGGTACCAGCGTGGTAGCTGGGTTTGCAGTCTTCTCTGTGCTGGGATTCATGGCTCACCAGCAGGGTGTTCCCATTGCAGATGTGGCCGAGTCAG GTCCAGGTTTGGCGTTCATTGCATACCCTCAGGCTGTAGCCATGATGCCCCTTCCCCAGCTTTGGTCCATCTGTTTCTTTGTCATGATCATTCTCCTGGGTCTGGACACACAT TTTGTTACCATGGAGGTTGTGGTGACATCTTTCATGGATATGTTTCCCACGGTGATGCACAGGGCAGGCCGACGGGAacgtttcctcctcctcttctgcctCATGTGCTTCTTCTCTCAGCTTGTCATGATCACTGAG GGAGGGATGTATGTGTTTCAGTTATGGGACCACTACGCTTGTAACGGAGCCTGcatcctctttctctgtgtgtttgaaacTCTGGCACTGGGATGGATATTTG GGGTGGAGCGGCTGTATGGCATCATTAAGGTCATGACAGGTGAACACGCCAACCCATTCTTTAAAATCTGCTGGCTTTACCTCACACCGCTGGTCTCACTG GGCTCTTTTATATGCTCTTTAGTTGAGTACCAGCCTCTGACCTTTAATCGCTGGTACGTGTACCCAACCTGGGCATACGTGTTGGGCTGGGTACTGGCCCTCTCCTCCATCCTGCTTGTGCCGGGATGTGCGCTGTATAAACTGGGAACTGGGACTGGTAGCCTCAGTCAG CGTTTCCATCATCTGTGCCGACCTGACCCTGACTACTCACTGGCAGAAAAGAGTGAAACTGAGCTTCAGCAAATCAAAGAGGAAGATCTGTAG
- the LOC125889516 gene encoding sodium- and chloride-dependent GABA transporter 2-like isoform X8 — protein MMNKKCARKHKQAKVEERGHWASKVEFLLAVAGNIVGLGNVWRFPYLCYKNGGGAFLVPYLVFVVTCGVPLFLLETTIGQYTQQGAITMWRKLCPLAEGIGYGGQLILFYSCMTYIIILSWALLYLVFSFSSQLPWASCNNYWNTDDCIDLSTQNKTSEWTNQTNTTSAAEFWERRVLAITGRIEEIGSIRWEVLLCLIAMWITCYFCVWKGVRSTGKVVYFTATFPYVMLVILLIRGLTLPGALQGVVFYLLPEPSRLADPQVWMEAGSQIFFSYSVGVGTLVVLGSYNTYNNNCYKDCLWLCLLNSGTSVVAGFAVFSVLGFMAHQQGVPIADVAESGPGLAFIAYPQAVAMMPLPQLWSICFFVMIILLGLDTHFVTMEVVVTSFMDMFPTVMHRAGRRERFLLLFCLMCFFSQLVMITEGGMYVFQLWDHYACNGACILFLCVFETLALGWIFGVERLYGIIKVMTGEHANPFFKICWLYLTPLVSLGSFICSLVEYQPLTFNRWYVYPTWAYVLGWVLALSSILLVPGCALYKLGTGTGSLSQRFHHLCRPDPDYSLAEKRETELQHIKEEDL, from the exons ATGATGAATAAAAAATGTGCAAGAAAACACAAGCAAGCgaaggtggaggagagaggacacTGGGCCAGTAAGGTGGAGTTTCTCCTGGCTGTGGCGGGAAATATTGTCGGACTGGGCAACGTGTGGAGGTTTCCTTACCTCTGCTACAAAAATGGAGGGG GAGCATTCCTGGTGCCATATCTGGTATTTGTGGTGACCTGTGGCGTACCCCTGTTCCTGCTGGAGACCACTATAGGCCAGTACACCCAGCAGGGCGCCATCACCATGTGGAGGAAGCTATGCCCACTGGCAGAAG GTATTGGCTATGGTGGACAGCTGATCCTTTTCTACAGCTGTATGACCTACATCATCATTCTGTCCTGGGCTTTGCTCTACCTGGTGTTCTCCTTCAGCTCACAGCTGCCCTGGGCCAGCTGCAACAACTACTGGAACACAG ATGACTGCATAGACTtgtcaacacaaaataaaacctctgaATGGACCAACCAGACAAACACCACCTCTGCTGCTGAGTTCTGGGA ACGACGAGTGCTGGCTATCACAGGGAGGATTGAGGAGATAGGCAGCATCAGATGGGAGGTGCTGTTGTGCCTAATCGCAATGTGGATCACCTGCTACTTTTGCGTCTGGAAAGGGGTCCGGTCTACAGGAAAG GTGGTGTATTTCACTGCTACCTTTCCCTATGTGATGTTGGTAATTCTTTTGATTCGTGGCCTCACTCTTCCTGGAGCTCTACAAGGAGTAGTGTTTTATCTTCTGCCTGAACCCTCACGCCTTGCAGACCCTCAG GTTTGGATGGAGGCTGGTTCTCAGATCTTCTTCTCTTACAGTGTGGGTGTGGGCACCTTAGTTGTGCTGGGCAGCTACAACACCTACAACAACAACTGCTATAA agaCTGTCTGTGGCTGTGTTTACTGAACAGTGGTACCAGCGTGGTAGCTGGGTTTGCAGTCTTCTCTGTGCTGGGATTCATGGCTCACCAGCAGGGTGTTCCCATTGCAGATGTGGCCGAGTCAG GTCCAGGTTTGGCGTTCATTGCATACCCTCAGGCTGTAGCCATGATGCCCCTTCCCCAGCTTTGGTCCATCTGTTTCTTTGTCATGATCATTCTCCTGGGTCTGGACACACAT TTTGTTACCATGGAGGTTGTGGTGACATCTTTCATGGATATGTTTCCCACGGTGATGCACAGGGCAGGCCGACGGGAacgtttcctcctcctcttctgcctCATGTGCTTCTTCTCTCAGCTTGTCATGATCACTGAG GGAGGGATGTATGTGTTTCAGTTATGGGACCACTACGCTTGTAACGGAGCCTGcatcctctttctctgtgtgtttgaaacTCTGGCACTGGGATGGATATTTG GGGTGGAGCGGCTGTATGGCATCATTAAGGTCATGACAGGTGAACACGCCAACCCATTCTTTAAAATCTGCTGGCTTTACCTCACACCGCTGGTCTCACTG GGCTCTTTTATATGCTCTTTAGTTGAGTACCAGCCTCTGACCTTTAATCGCTGGTACGTGTACCCAACCTGGGCATACGTGTTGGGCTGGGTACTGGCCCTCTCCTCCATCCTGCTTGTGCCGGGATGTGCGCTGTATAAACTGGGAACTGGGACTGGTAGCCTCAGTCAG CGTTTCCATCATCTGTGCCGACCTGACCCTGACTACTCACTGGcagaaaagagagaaactgaGTTGCAGCACATCAAAGAGGAAGATCTGTAA
- the LOC125889516 gene encoding sodium- and chloride-dependent GABA transporter 2-like isoform X6 has protein sequence MSYKKCATRHKHAKVQERGHWASKVEFLLAVAGNVVGLGNVWRFPYLCYKNGGGAFLVPYLVFVVTCGVPLFLLETTVGQYTQQGSIAFWRKLCPLAEGIGYCGQLILFYSCMTYIIILSWALLYLVFSFSSELPWASCNNYWNTDDCIDFSTQNKTSEWTNHTNTTSAATEFWERRVLAISGGIEEIGSIRWEVLLCLIALWITCYFCVWKGVRSTGKVVYFTATFPYVMLVILLIRGLTLPGALQGVVFYLLPEPSRLADPQVWMEAGAQIFFSYSVGVGTLVVLGSYNTYNNNCYKDCLWLCLLNSATSVVAGFAVFSVLGFMAHQQGVPIADVAESGPGLAFIAYPQAVAMMPLPQLWSICFFVMIILLGLDTQFVAMEVVMTSFADIFPTVMRRVGRRERFLILFCLMCFFSQLVMITEGGMYVFQLLDYYACNGFCILFPCVFETLALGWIYGAERLYGIIKDMTGEHANPFFKICWLYLTPLVSLGSFIYSLVEYQPLTFNRWYVYPTWAYVLGWVLALSSILLVPGCALYKLGTGTGNLSQRFHHLCRPDPDYSLTEKREAELQHIREEDL, from the exons ATGTCATATAAAAAATGTGCAACAAGGCACAAGCACGCGAAGGTGCAGGAGAGAGGACATTGGGCCAGTAAGGTGGAGTTTCTCCTGGCTGTGGCAGGAAATGTTGTCGGACTGGGCAACGTGTGGAGGTTTCCTTACCTCTGCTACAAAAATGGAGGGG GAGCATTCCTGGTGCCATATCTGGTATTTGTGGTGACCTGTGGCGTACCACTGTTCCTGCTGGAGACCACTGTAGGCCAGTACACCCAGCAAGGCAGCATAGCCTTCTGGAGGAAACTATGCCCACTAGCAGAAG GTATTGGCTACTGTGGGCAGCTGATCCTTTTCTACAGCTGTATGACCTACATCATCATTCTGTCCTGGGCTTTGCTCTACCTGGTGTTCTCCTTCAGCTCAGAGCTGCCCTGGGCCAGCTGCAACAACTACTGGAACACAG ATGACTGCATAGACTTTTCAACACAGAATAAAACCTCTGAATGGACCAACCACACAAACACCACCTCTGCTGCCACAGAGTTCTGGGA ACGACGAGTGCTGGCTATCTCAGGGGGGATTGAGGAGATAGGCAGCATCAGATGGGAGGTGCTGTTGTGCCTAATCGCATTGTGGATCACCTGCTACTTTTGCGTCTGGAAAGGGGTCCGGTCTACAGGAAAG GTGGTGTATTTCACTGCTACCTTTCCCTATGTGATGTTAGTAATTCTTTTGATTCGTGGCCTCACTCTTCCTGGAGCTCTACAAGGAGTAGTGTTTTATCTTCTGCCTGAACCCTCACGACTCGCAGACCCTCAG GTTTGGATGGAGGCTGGTGCTCAGATCTTCTTCTCATACAGTGTGGGTGTGGGCACCTTAGTTGTGCTGGGCAGCTACAACACCTACAACAACAACTGCTATAA AGACTGTCTGTGGCTGTGTTTACTGAACAGTGCTACCAGTGTGGTAGCTGGATTTGCGGTCTTCTCTGTGCTGGGATTCATGGCTCACCAGCAGGGTGTTCCCATTGCAGATGTGGCCGAGTCAG GTCCAGGTTTGGCGTTCATTGCATACCCTCAGGCTGTAGCCATGATGCCCCTTCCCCAGCTTTGGTCCATCTGTTTCTTTGTCATGATCATTCTCCTGGGTCTGGACACACAA TTTGTTGCCATGGAGGTGGTAATGACATCCTTTGCAGATATCTTTCCCACGGTGATGCGCAGGGTAGGCCGACGTGAACGTTTTCTCATCCTCTTCTGCCTCATGTGCTTCTTCTCTCAGCTTGTGATGATCACTGAG GGAGGGATGTATGTGTTCCAGCTGTTAGACTACTACGCTTGTAATGGATTCTGCATCCTCTTTCCCTGCGTGTTTGAAACTCTGGCACTGGGATGGATATATG GGGCGGAGCGGCTGTATGGCATCATTAAGGACATGACAGGTGAACACGCCAACCCATTCTTTAAAATCTGCTGGCTCTACCTCACACCGCTGGTGTCACTG GGCTCTTTTATATATTCTTTGGTCGAGTACCAGCCTCTGACCTTTAATCGCTGGTACGTGTACCCAACCTGGGCATACGTGTTGGGCTGGGTACTGGCTCTCTCCTCCATCCTGCTTGTGCCGGGATGTGCGCTGTATAAACTGGGAACTGGGACTGGGAACCTCAGTCAG
- the LOC125889516 gene encoding sodium- and chloride-dependent GABA transporter 2-like isoform X7, producing MSYKKCATRHKHAKVQERGHWASKVEFLLAVAGNVVGLGNVWRFPYLCYKNGGGAFLVPYLVFVVTCGVPLFLLETTVGQYTQQGSIAFWRKLCPLAEGIGYCGQLILFYSCMTYIIILSWALLYLVFSFSSELPWASCNNYWNTDDCIDFSTQNKTSEWTNHTNTTSAATEFWERRVLAISGGIEEIGSIRWEVLLCLIALWITCYFCVWKGVRSTGKVVYFTATFPYVMLVILLIRGLTLPGALQGVVFYLLPEPSRLADPQVWMEAGAQIFFSYSVGVGTLVVLGSYNTYNNNCYKDCLWLCLLNSATSVVAGFAVFSVLGFMAHQQGVPIADVAESGPGLAFIAYPQAVAMMPLPQLWSICFFVMIILLGLDTQFVAMEVVMTSFADIFPTVMRRVGRRERFLILFCLMCFFSQLVMITEGGMYVFQLLDYYACNGFCILFPCVFETLALGWIYGAERLYGIIKDMTGEHANPFFKICWLYLTPLVSLGSFIYSLVEYQPLTFNRWYVYPTWAYVLGWVLALSSILLVPGCALYKLGTGTGNLSQRFHHLCRPDPDYSLAEKSETELQQIKEEDL from the exons ATGTCATATAAAAAATGTGCAACAAGGCACAAGCACGCGAAGGTGCAGGAGAGAGGACATTGGGCCAGTAAGGTGGAGTTTCTCCTGGCTGTGGCAGGAAATGTTGTCGGACTGGGCAACGTGTGGAGGTTTCCTTACCTCTGCTACAAAAATGGAGGGG GAGCATTCCTGGTGCCATATCTGGTATTTGTGGTGACCTGTGGCGTACCACTGTTCCTGCTGGAGACCACTGTAGGCCAGTACACCCAGCAAGGCAGCATAGCCTTCTGGAGGAAACTATGCCCACTAGCAGAAG GTATTGGCTACTGTGGGCAGCTGATCCTTTTCTACAGCTGTATGACCTACATCATCATTCTGTCCTGGGCTTTGCTCTACCTGGTGTTCTCCTTCAGCTCAGAGCTGCCCTGGGCCAGCTGCAACAACTACTGGAACACAG ATGACTGCATAGACTTTTCAACACAGAATAAAACCTCTGAATGGACCAACCACACAAACACCACCTCTGCTGCCACAGAGTTCTGGGA ACGACGAGTGCTGGCTATCTCAGGGGGGATTGAGGAGATAGGCAGCATCAGATGGGAGGTGCTGTTGTGCCTAATCGCATTGTGGATCACCTGCTACTTTTGCGTCTGGAAAGGGGTCCGGTCTACAGGAAAG GTGGTGTATTTCACTGCTACCTTTCCCTATGTGATGTTAGTAATTCTTTTGATTCGTGGCCTCACTCTTCCTGGAGCTCTACAAGGAGTAGTGTTTTATCTTCTGCCTGAACCCTCACGACTCGCAGACCCTCAG GTTTGGATGGAGGCTGGTGCTCAGATCTTCTTCTCATACAGTGTGGGTGTGGGCACCTTAGTTGTGCTGGGCAGCTACAACACCTACAACAACAACTGCTATAA AGACTGTCTGTGGCTGTGTTTACTGAACAGTGCTACCAGTGTGGTAGCTGGATTTGCGGTCTTCTCTGTGCTGGGATTCATGGCTCACCAGCAGGGTGTTCCCATTGCAGATGTGGCCGAGTCAG GTCCAGGTTTGGCGTTCATTGCATACCCTCAGGCTGTAGCCATGATGCCCCTTCCCCAGCTTTGGTCCATCTGTTTCTTTGTCATGATCATTCTCCTGGGTCTGGACACACAA TTTGTTGCCATGGAGGTGGTAATGACATCCTTTGCAGATATCTTTCCCACGGTGATGCGCAGGGTAGGCCGACGTGAACGTTTTCTCATCCTCTTCTGCCTCATGTGCTTCTTCTCTCAGCTTGTGATGATCACTGAG GGAGGGATGTATGTGTTCCAGCTGTTAGACTACTACGCTTGTAATGGATTCTGCATCCTCTTTCCCTGCGTGTTTGAAACTCTGGCACTGGGATGGATATATG GGGCGGAGCGGCTGTATGGCATCATTAAGGACATGACAGGTGAACACGCCAACCCATTCTTTAAAATCTGCTGGCTCTACCTCACACCGCTGGTGTCACTG GGCTCTTTTATATATTCTTTGGTCGAGTACCAGCCTCTGACCTTTAATCGCTGGTACGTGTACCCAACCTGGGCATACGTGTTGGGCTGGGTACTGGCTCTCTCCTCCATCCTGCTTGTGCCGGGATGTGCGCTGTATAAACTGGGAACTGGGACTGGGAACCTCAGTCAG CGTTTCCATCATCTGTGCCGACCTGACCCTGACTACTCACTGGCAGAAAAGAGTGAAACTGAGCTTCAGCAAATCAAAGAGGAAGATCTGTAG